One segment of Hippopotamus amphibius kiboko isolate mHipAmp2 chromosome 2, mHipAmp2.hap2, whole genome shotgun sequence DNA contains the following:
- the SPATA6L gene encoding spermatogenesis associated 6-like protein isoform X2, which yields MCREVLMKTVEGFPGIAPKIEFSTRTAIRECVFLHRNRFLEERCKSRRPLSTSNGPKFPLSSIKMKPRESNLDRLPRGTQSRPPSPYFTRRFFQDQPAHLNLGNSFKIPRERKPPFVVRHVDSAKPFGGNSSEHHSQKSRRKSNFPNFPFPLRRASSLDSLAANVKVIKEPDERIVLRNESPASLDSSKFRKPSPSYSNQGDADFHRKTSFATCQHSRSPSPLLDQPVLRERFHPGSPSTWKKIHERVCSLLMSHQAQQHLNKEDSISEVKNILERPSYPLKKYRVHEQRYF from the exons ATGTGTAGGGAGGTACTCATGAAGACGGTTGAAGGTTTTCCT ggCATTGCTCCCAAAATAGAATTTTCTACAAGGACAGCCATCAGAGAATGTGTGTTTCTGCATAGAAACAGATTTCTT GAAGAAAGATGTAAGTCACGAAGGCCTTTATCTACATCAAATGGACCAAAATTCCCCTTAAGTAGTATAAAGATGAAGCCAAGGGAGAGTAATCTCGACAGACTGCCCCGAGGCACGCAGTCCCGGCCGCCCTCTCCATATTTCACCAGGCGTTTCTTTCAGGACCAGCCAGCTCACCTGAACCTTGGAAATAGTTTCAAAATACCCAGAGAAAGAAAACCTCCATTTGTAGTAAGACAC gTGGACAGTGCAAAGCCCTTTGGTGGGAACAGTTCAGAGCATCATTCCCAGAAGTCTAGAAGGAAATCTAATTTTCCAAACTTTCCATTTCCATTGAGAAGAG CTTCTTCCCTTGACAGCCTTGCAGCTAACGTAAAG GTTATCAAAGAGCCAGACGAACGCATTGTTTTAAGGAATGAATCACCAGCATCTTTAGATTCAAGTAAGTTCAGAAAGCCCTCGCCCAGTTACAGTAACCAAGGGGATGCCGATTTCCACCGGAAAACTTCATTTGCCACCTGCCAGCACTCCAGATCTCCCAGCCCTCTCCTGGACCAGCCCGTTCTCCGAGAAAG ATTCCACCCTGGGTCCCCGTCCACGTGGAAGAAGATCCACGAAAGGGTCTGCAGTCTTCTCATGTCCCACCAAGCTCAGCAACACCTAAACAAG GAAGACTCGATCTCTGAGGTAAAGAATATCCTTGAAAGACCAAGCTACCCTCTGAAGAAATACCGGGTGCATGAACAGAGATACTTTTAA